The stretch of DNA GACTCGCTAGGCGGAATAATAGAATCCACCACAACAAATCTCCCAGTGGGCCTTGGCGAGCCGATATTTAGCTCACTAGAATCAGACATTGCAAAGGCAATCTACTCAATCCCATCTGTGAAGGGAGTAGAGTTTGGATCAGGCTTTGCAGGATCAGAATTGTACGGCTCGCAAAACAACGACCCATACATTTCAAAAAAAGGCAAGGTCTACACCAAGACAAACAATGCCGGGGGAATCCTAGGTGGACTCTCCACCGGAATGCCAATCACAATGAGAATAGCATTCAAGCCAGCATCATCTATAGCAAAAAAACAATCAACAATAGACATCAAGACAAAAAAACAGGCAATACTGCAAGTGCAGGGAAGGCACGACCCGTGCGTTGTACCAAGGGCGCCCCCAGTGGTGGACTCGCTGGTGTCGTTGGTACTAGCTGATCATGCGCTCATCGGCGGATTCATCAAGCCGGTTTTGTAAAAAATGTCAAACATTGACCAGCTCCGAAACAAAATAGACGAAATCACAATACAGATGCTCAAGCTGCTCAAAGAGCGAACCGACATATCAAAGCAAATAGGCGAGCTCAAAAAAAGCAGCGGACTGTCAGTATTTGACGAAAAAAGAGAGGAACAGTTACGCACGGAGGTAGCCAATCTCTGCAAGCAAATTGGTCTGGACGAGTCCATTGGCAAAAAATTCCTAAATTTCCTCCTAAACGAGTCGGTAAAAGTCCAGTCAGACGGAAAACAAACGCACCTGACAATATTTCTCAAGGCAAAGACACTAGAGCAGCAAGGCAAGAAGATAATCCACATGGAGGTAGGCGAGCCGGACTTTATGCCATCGCCAATCATAAAATCCGCACTAGCCGAAGCATACGACAAGGGCCTAGTAAGGTATGGTCCGGCGCAAGGCATGCCAAAACTGCGCGAGGCACTTGCACAATATTGTACCAAGAAATTTGGCGCAAATATCAAGACAGAAAACATCCTGGTCTCACCCGGTGGAAGATTTTCCGTGTTTTTGGCAATCTCTACTTTGCTAAACCCAGGTGACGAAATCATAGTAATAGAGCCGGCATGGCCTGCATACCGAGACTGCGCAGCAAACGCCGGAGTAAAGGTCAGGACCATAGCAACCACACTGGAGAACAGCTGGGACCCATCAATTTCCGAAATAGAAAATACCATCAACTCTAACACAAAGATGATAGTGCTGAACTATCCAAACAACCCGACAGGTAAGGTACTCTCGCCAAAGTTGCAGGACCAGATCATAGAGCTGGCAAAAAGGCACGACCTGTATGTTTTGTCTGACGAGATTTATTCCGAGTATGCGTTTTCAGAATGGAAGTCGATTCTATCAAACAACTATCCAAAGTCGATTGTAATACAGTCATTTTCAAAATCGCACGCAATGACAGGCCTGAGAATCGGCTACACCATCACAGATCCAAAAATAATTGAAAAGATGGTCAAGCTCCAAGCATTATGCATCACAAATGTAGCAGAGCCAGTCCAGTATGCGGCACTCAAAGCACTAGAAGCAGATACTACACAAAACGCAAGAATGGTAAAATCAAAAATCAGTATACTAGTAGATGAGGCAAAGAAAATAGGACTAGAGTTTGCCAATCCAGACGGCGCAATGTATCTTTTTGCCAAAATAAACAAGCCGGGATTTGACGGCCTAGAGTTTACCAACAGGCTTTTAGACCATGGCGTTGCCGTAGCACCTGGGGACGGGTTTGGCAGCTACCGGGGATTCATCAGGATTTCAGCCTGCCAGGACGAGGGCAGCCTAAAGAAGGGAATGATGATATTACATGAGG from Candidatus Nitrosotenuis aquarius encodes:
- a CDS encoding aminotransferase class I/II-fold pyridoxal phosphate-dependent enzyme, whose translation is MSNIDQLRNKIDEITIQMLKLLKERTDISKQIGELKKSSGLSVFDEKREEQLRTEVANLCKQIGLDESIGKKFLNFLLNESVKVQSDGKQTHLTIFLKAKTLEQQGKKIIHMEVGEPDFMPSPIIKSALAEAYDKGLVRYGPAQGMPKLREALAQYCTKKFGANIKTENILVSPGGRFSVFLAISTLLNPGDEIIVIEPAWPAYRDCAANAGVKVRTIATTLENSWDPSISEIENTINSNTKMIVLNYPNNPTGKVLSPKLQDQIIELAKRHDLYVLSDEIYSEYAFSEWKSILSNNYPKSIVIQSFSKSHAMTGLRIGYTITDPKIIEKMVKLQALCITNVAEPVQYAALKALEADTTQNARMVKSKISILVDEAKKIGLEFANPDGAMYLFAKINKPGFDGLEFTNRLLDHGVAVAPGDGFGSYRGFIRISACQDEGSLKKGMMILHEVLEEQ